The sequence CGCGGAGGCAGGAGCCGGCCAGCTTCAGCCTCGAGCAGGTACTGGCGAAGTTGCAGACCGGGATCGGCAGCGCGTGACCGAGGCGACCTTTTCGCTCGGTCATCGACCCCAGCCGGCGGACGACATGGTCTGGGTCCCCGGGGGCACCTTCCGGATGGGATCCGACGAGCACGGGCCGGAGGAGGCTCCGGCCCGCTCGGTACAGGTGGACGGGGTCTGGGTCTGCCGGACCACGGTGACGAACGCGGCTTTCACCGCGTTCGTCACCGCGACCGGCTACCGGACGGTCGCCGAGCGGCCGCTGGACCCGGCCGACTTCCCCGGCGCTCCGCCGGAGAACCTGGTGGCGGGGTCCATGGTGTTCGTCGGCACGGCGGGCCCCGTCGATCTGCGCCACCTCAGCCAGTGGTGGGCGTGGGTTCCGGGCGCCTGCTGGCGGCGTCCGGAGGGTCCGGGCAGCAATCTCGACGGCCGGGCGCACCATCCGGTGGTGCACGTGGCCTACGAGGACGCCGCGGCGTATGCGGCGTGGATCGGGCTCGCGCTGCCCACCGAGGCGCAGTGGGAGCACGCGGCGCGCGGCGGCCTCGACGGGGCGCCCTACACCTGGGGCGACGCCCCCGAGACGCCGCAGCAGCGCCGGGCCAACTACTGGCACGGCGACTTCCCCTGGCGGGCCGAGCCGGGCTACGGGGCGACCACGCCGGTCGGCTCGTTCCCGGCGAACGGCTACGGCCTGGCCGACATGGCTGGCAACGTCTGGGAGTGGACGCAGGACTGGTACGCCGAGCGCCGTTGGGTGGACCTGTCACCCTGTTGCGCGCCTCGTGACCCCCGTGGCGGGAAGCGGGAGCAGAGCTACGACCCCGCACAGCCACAGATCAGGATCCCCCGCAAAGTCATCAAGGGCGGCTCCTTCCTCTGTGCGGACAGCTACTGCCTGCGGTACCGGCCGGCGGCGCGGCGGCCCCACATGATCGAC is a genomic window of Cryptosporangium minutisporangium containing:
- a CDS encoding formylglycine-generating enzyme family protein, with translation MVWVPGGTFRMGSDEHGPEEAPARSVQVDGVWVCRTTVTNAAFTAFVTATGYRTVAERPLDPADFPGAPPENLVAGSMVFVGTAGPVDLRHLSQWWAWVPGACWRRPEGPGSNLDGRAHHPVVHVAYEDAAAYAAWIGLALPTEAQWEHAARGGLDGAPYTWGDAPETPQQRRANYWHGDFPWRAEPGYGATTPVGSFPANGYGLADMAGNVWEWTQDWYAERRWVDLSPCCAPRDPRGGKREQSYDPAQPQIRIPRKVIKGGSFLCADSYCLRYRPAARRPHMIDTGMSHIGFRCVSRAAH